In Vitis vinifera cultivar Pinot Noir 40024 chromosome 11, ASM3070453v1, a genomic segment contains:
- the LOC100242344 gene encoding protein kinase PINOID 2 — translation MATVTRDDSDYDSSCSSITVPDSSRSWMSNLSFGSRSSVSVCSSADTSHKPHKANQAAWEAMKRLRGEKGRVGLDHFRMLRRLGSGDIGNVYLCQIRNPVVGLPQSFYAMKVVDREALAIRNKLQRAEMEKEILGILDHPFLPTLYAEFDASHYSCLVMEFCPGGDLHAARQRQPGKRFSISSAKFYAAETLVALEYLHMMGVVYRDLKPENVLVREDGHIMLSDFDLSLKCDVVPKLLRPKPDQEATGKKVKSSTPSCATPMQPVLSCFSASNKKKKGSVRTIVASQADDVQEIDPELVAEPINARSKSFVGTHEYLAPEVISGQGHGSAVDWWTLGVFLYELLYGRTPFKGENNEKTLINILKQPLTFPRIGVSSSKEFEEMVKVQDLISKLLVKNPKKRIGSLKGSVEIKRHEFFKGVNWALIRSVKPPEVPRDHLQKIIRSRASLPKLSKKERDAPYQIPHHFDYF, via the exons ATGGCCACCGTAACCAGAGACGATTCCGACTACGACAGCAGCTGTTCTTCAATCACGGTGCCCGACTCCAGCCGGAGCTGGATGAGCAACCTCAGCTTTGGCAGCCGGAGCTCCGTCTCCGTCTGTTCCTCCGCTGACACCTCCCACAAGCCTCACAAGGCAAACCAAGCCGCCTGGGAAGCCATGAAGCGGCTCCGGGGCGAGAAAGGGCGAGTGGGGCTGGACCACTTCCGGATGCTCCGGCGGCTGGGAAGTGGGGATATCGGTAATGTTTATTTATGCCAGATTCGGAACCCGGTGGTGGGGTTGCCGCAGAGCTTTTACGCGATGAAGGTGGTGGATAGGGAGGCTCTTGCTATAAGGAACAAGTTGCAGAGGGCTGAGATGGAGAAGGAGATACTGGGTATTCTTGATCACCCCTTTTTGCCTACTCTCTACGCTGAGTTTGATGCTTCGCACTACTCCTGCTTGGTTATGGAGTTCTGTCCTGGTGGAGACTTACACGCTGCTCGGCAGCGACAGCCCGGAAAGCGGTTTAGCATTTCTTCAGCAAA GTTTTATGCTGCAGAGACTCTGGTGGCTCTGGAGTATCTCCACATGATGGGTGTTGTTTACAGAGACCTCAAGCCCGAAAATGTGCTCGTCAGAGAGGACGGCCACATCATGCTTTCGGACTTCGATCTTTCCCTCAAATGCGACGTGGTTCCCAAGCTCCTGCGACCAAAGCCAGACCAAGAAGCCACTGGGAAGAAGGTGAAAAGCTCGACACCTTCTTGTGCTACACCCATGCAGCCAGTGCTCTCCTGTTTCTCGGCCtccaacaagaaaaagaaaggttCAGTCAGAACAATAGTAGCATCACAAGCTGATGACGTCCAAGAAATCGATCCAGAATTGGTGGCTGAACCCATCAACGCTCGATCCAAGTCCTTCGTAGGCACCCACGAGTACTTAGCCCCGGAAGTGATCTCAGGACAAGGCCATGGAAGTGCAGTGGACTGGTGGACTCTCGGGGTGTTCTTATACGAGCTTCTCTACGGAAGAACACCCTTCAAAGGTGAAAACAACGAAAAAACCCTCATCAACATTTTGAAACAGCCCTTAACCTTCCCAAGAATTGGAGTTAGCAGTAGCAAAGAATTTGAAGAGATGGTCAAAGTCCAAGACCTCATTAGCAAGCTTCTGGTCAAGAATCCCAAGAAAAGAATCGGAAGCTTGAAGGGCTCCGTAGAGATCAAGAGGCACGAGTTCTTCAAGGGTGTGAACTGGGCATTGATCAGGTCAGTGAAACCACCAGAGGTCCCCAGAGACCATCTCCAGAAGATCATAAGGAGTAGAGCTTCCTTACCAAAGCTCagcaagaaagaaagagacGCACCATATCAGATCCCTCATCATTTTGACTACTTCTAA